In Tenrec ecaudatus isolate mTenEca1 chromosome 4, mTenEca1.hap1, whole genome shotgun sequence, a single window of DNA contains:
- the LOC142446501 gene encoding olfactory receptor 4C11-like — protein MHQNKSVTEFILLGLTQDPEKQKVVFIIFLVFYSGTVVGNSVIVVTIKFSRSLGSPMYFFLFYLSLADTCFSSSTAPRLLADALSAKKVISYNECMIQVFALHLFGCMEVFVLILMAADRYVAICKPLRYPVIMRRQVCIILIILAWIGSFIHSITQIFLALKLPFCGPNLIDHYCCDLQPLLKLACMDTYVINLQFVSNSGAVCLTSFFLLMISYFVILHSLRNHNAKSRRKALSTCTSHIIVVILFFGPCIFIYTRPPTTFPVDKLVAVFYTIGTPFLNPLIYTLRNAEVKNAMRKLWSAKIIS, from the coding sequence ATGCATCAAAATAAGAGTGTTACTGAGTTCATACTGTTAGGATTGACACAGGATCCTGAGAAGCAGAAAGTGGTGTTCATAATCTTCTTAGTTTTCTACTCTGGAACGGTGGTGGGAAATTCTGTCATTGTTGTGACCATCAAGTTCAGTCGATCTCTAGGGAGTCCCAtgtatttctttctattttatttatcctTGGCTGATACCTGCTTTTCAAGTAGTACGGCCCCGAGACTACTCGCAGATGCTCTCTCTGCAAAGAAAGTCATATCCTACAATGAGTGCATGATACAAGTCTTTGCCCTGCATTTATTTGGGTGCATGGAGGTCTTTGTCCTTATCCTCATGGCTGCTgatcgctatgtggccatctgtaaGCCTTTGCGTTATCCAGTCATCATGAGAAGACAGGTCTGCATCATCTTGATTATTCTTGCCTGGATAGGATCTTTTATACACTCTATTACTCAGATTTTCCTGGCCTTGAAACTGCCCTTCTGTGGACCGAATTTGATTGATCATTATTGCTGTGACCTCCAGCCCTTGTTGAAACTTGCCTGTATGGACACTTATGTGATCAACCTCCAATTTGTGTCTAATAGTGGGGCTGTTTGTTTGACTAGTTTCTTTCTTCTGATGATCTCATACTTTGTCATCTTGCATTCACTGCGAAATCATAATGCAAAATCAAGGAGAAAAGCCCTTTCTACCTGCACCTCTCACATCATTGTGGTCATCTTATTCTTTGGTCCTTGTATATTCATATACACACGTCCACCAACCACTTTTCCTGTGGACAAGTTGGTGGCAGTGTTTTATACCATTGGCACACCTTTTCTCAACCCCCTCATCTACACCTTACGGAATGCGGAAGTAAAGAATGCCATGAGGAAGCTATGGAGCGCCAAAATTATCTCATAA